A window from Electrophorus electricus isolate fEleEle1 chromosome 7, fEleEle1.pri, whole genome shotgun sequence encodes these proteins:
- the amy2a gene encoding pancreatic alpha-amylase yields MKLFVLAALLGVTSAQHDPHTKHGRTSIVHLFEWRWADIAEECERYLAPNGFGGVQISPPSESIVLTNPWHPWWQRYQPVSYNLCSRSGNENELRDMITRCNNVGVNIYVDAVINHMCGASGGEGKHSSCGTYFNANTKDFPSVPYSAWDFNDGKCYTNSGEIENYHDVNQVRNCRLASLLDLALEKDYVRSKVAEYMDKLIDMGVAGFRVDACKHMWPGDLSAVYGRLHNLNTKWFSSGSRPFIYQEVIDLGGEPITASQYYGMGRVTEFKYGAKLGTVMRKWNGEKLKYLVNWGEGWGMMPSDKALVFVDNHDNQRGHGAAGASILTFWDARLYKMAIGLMLAHPYGFTRVMSSYRWDRNFVNGKDKNDWIGPPSYSDGTTKPVPINPDTTCGDGWVCEHRWRQIRNMVIFRNVVNGQPLSTWWDNSNNQIAFSRGNRGFIVINNDDWDLDVTLYTGLPSGTYCDVISGQREGSLCSGKQVKVGVDGHAYFKISNLEEDPFIAIHADSKL; encoded by the exons ATGAAGCTTTTTGTTTTGGCAGCGCTGCTGGGCGTGACCTCTGCTCAGCACGATCCTCACACCAAACACGGGAGAACGTCCATCGTGCACCTGTTCGAATGGCGTTGGGCTGACATTGCAGAGGAGTGTGAACGATACCTGGCACCCAATGGCTTTGGTGGAGTTCAG ATCTCACCTCCAAGTGAGAGCATTGTTCTCACCAACCCTTGGCATCCATGGTGGCAGAGATATCAGCCAGTCAGCTATAATCTGTGCTCCAGATCTGGAAATGAGAATGAGCTGAGGGACATGATTACCAGATGCAACAATGTTGGG GTAAACATCTATGTGGATGCGGTGATCAACCACATGTGTGGAGCAAGTGGTGGTGAGGGCAAGCACTCAAGCTGTGGTACATATTTTAATGCTAACACCAAGGACTTCCCTTCAGTTCCTTATTCTGCCTGGGACTTCAACGATGGAAAATGTTACACCAACAGTGGAGAAATTGAGAACTATCATGATGTTAATCAA GTGAGAAACTGTCGTCTGGCTAGTCTTCTTGACCTGGCCTTGGAGAAGGACTATGTGCGCAGTAAAGTGGCTGAGTACATGGACAAGCTAATTGACATGGGTGTAGCTGGCTTCAGAGTTGATGCTTGTAAGCACATGTGGCCTGGTGATCTGAGTGCAGTTTATGGAAGACTCCATAATCTCAACACCAAGTGGTTCTCCAGTGGCTCCAGACCATTCATCTACCAAGAG GTTATTGATCTTGGTGGGGAGCCCATCACAGCTTCTCAGTACTATGGCATGGGAAGGGTGACTGAGTTCAAGTACGGTGCCAAGTTGGGTACCGTCATGCGCAAATGGAATGGAGAAAAGCTAAAATACCTGGT TAACTGGGGTGAGGGTTGGGGTATGATGCCCTCTGATAAGGCCCTGGTGTTTGTTGATAACCATGATAATCAAAGGGGCCACGGGGCTGCAGGAGCATCTATTCTCACCTTCTGGGATGCCAG ACTGTACAAGATGGCCATTGGTCTGATGTTGGCCCACCCCTATGGATTTACCAGAGTAATGTCCAGTTATCGCTGGGACCGTAATTTTGTCAATGGAAAG GATAAGAATGACTGGATTGGACCACCAAGCTACAGTGATGGTACCACCAAGCCTGTGCCTATAAACCCCGACACTACCTGTGGAGATGGCTGGGTCTGTGAGCACAGATGGCGTCAAATCAG AAACATGGTCATTTTCCGTAATGTTGTGAATGGACAGCCATTATCAACCTGGTGGGACAATAGCAACAACCAGATCGCTTTTAGCCGTGGTAATCGTGGATTCATCGTCATCAATAATGATGACTG GGACCTGGACGTGACCTTATACACTGGTTTGCCTAGCGGAACCTACTGTGATGTCATCTCTGGTCAGAGGGAGGGAAGCTTGTGCAGCGGAAAGCAGGTGAAGGTTGGAGTTGATGGACATGCCTACTTTAAAATCAGCAACTTGGAAGAAGATCCATTCATTGCCATCCATGCTGACTCTAAACTGTAa